A DNA window from Ornithodoros turicata isolate Travis chromosome 10, ASM3712646v1, whole genome shotgun sequence contains the following coding sequences:
- the LOC135370533 gene encoding uncharacterized protein LOC135370533, with translation MATGTPPAPASPPTLAVPRSPPPQVPGQAPSPALANPAFHYAVSQTALPSSAPAPLHVAAVSLKLPSFWPAEPVVWFGQAEAQFALREATEVRDLVASPPAHTPYDTLKVDLIRRTSMSEQRRYQRLLTQEELGDRTPSHLLRRMRGGGGFLEEELLGGRPDALYDSLLRQLFLQRLPANVCMVLAAADNMSLNDLANLADRVLEMAPPQIAAVAPPRHSELRPPHTDTTSSAQPVDLSVLADKIAALQLEVGALRRSSRSPQRSQSSHRRRSPSPAGMCWYHYRFRARARKCVPPCTFSENDSASH, from the exons ATGGCTACCGGAACACCTCCCGCCCCAGCATCTCCTCCTACCCTAGCCGTCCCCCGGTCACCGCCGCCTCAGGTTCCTGGACAGGCCCCTTCGCCAGCCCTTGCGAATCCAGCGTTCCATTACGCCGTTTCCCAGACTGCACTTCCTTCTTCAGCTCCGGCCCCACTCCACGTCGCTGCCGTGTCACTCAAGCTGCCCTCTTTCTGGCCCGCGGAACCGGTGGTCTGGTTTGGGCAAGCGGAAGCGCAGTTTGCTCTCAGAG AGGCAACTGAAGTCAGAGATCTGGTCGCCTCCCCTCCAGCGCATACGCCGTATGACACCCTCAAGGTCGACCTCATTCGTCGGACCTCAATGTCGGAGCAGAGGCGGTATCAAAGACTGTTGACGCAAGAAGAACTTGGAGACCGCACCCCATCGCACCTCCTCCGCCGCATGCGCGGCGGAGGAGGTTTTTTGGAGGAGGAACTTTTGGGCGGCCGACCCGACGCCCTGTACGACTCGCTCCTTCGCCAGCTCTTTCTGCAAAGGTTGCCCGCGAATGTCTGCATGGTTCTGGCTGCTGCCGACAACATGAGCCTCAATGACCTGGCCAATCTCGCCGACCGAGTTCTGGAGATGGCGCCACCTCAGATTGCTGCCGTAGCTCCGCCACGACATTCCGAGCTCCGTCCACCCCATACCGACACCACCAGCTCGGCACAACCAGTCGATCTTTCCGTGCTCGCCGACAAGATTGCGGCGCTTCAGCTCGAAGTCGGAGCCCTCCGACGGTCTTCCCGCTCCCCGCAGCGCTCGCAATCATCGCATCGCCGCCGCTCCCCATCCCCAGCTGGCATGTGCTGGTACCACTACCGTTTTCGTGCAAGAGCTCGCAAGTGCGTTCCACCTTGCACATTTTCGGAAAACGACAGCGCCAGTCACTAG